A stretch of Bombina bombina isolate aBomBom1 chromosome 2, aBomBom1.pri, whole genome shotgun sequence DNA encodes these proteins:
- the GPX8 gene encoding probable glutathione peroxidase 8: METLPPYPLKCSSPKAKVFLVFFSMVLCTSLLCIVQLKFFRPKVKDFYSFEVMDSKGQSVSLGKYRGKASLVVNVASACKHTDANYRALQELHREFGPSHFTVLAFPCNQFGESEPGSNYDILSFAKGNYGVTFPIFSKTKILGSEAEPAFRFLVDSTKKEPRWNFWKYLINTQGQVVKFWRPEEPIENIRHDVAALVREIIMKKKEDL; this comes from the exons ATGGAGACTCTCCCTCCTTATCCCTTGAAATGTTCGTCACCTAAAGCTAAAGTTTTCCTCGTTTTCTTTTCTATGGTTTTATGCACATCTTTATTATGTATTGTACAGTTAAAGTTTTTTAGACCTAAAGTGAAAGATTTTTATTCTTTTGAAGTAATGGATTCTAAAGGACAGAGTGTTTCTTTGGGAAAATACAGAGGCAAA GCATCTCTGGTTGTAAACGTGGCTAGTGCCTGCAAGCATACAGATGCAAACTACAGAGCGCTGCAGGAATTACACAGAGAATTTGGTCCTTCCCATTTCACTGTCCTTGCCTTTCCCTGCAATCAGTTTGGAGAGAGTGAACCCGGAAGCAACTATGACATTTTATCATTTGCTAAAGGGAACTATGGAGTGACATTTCCAATATTCAGCAAGACTAAAATTCTAGGTTCGGAAGCAGAACCTGCCTTCAGATTCCTTGTGG atTCAACAAAAAAAGAGCCAAGATGGAACTTTTGGAAATATCTGATAAACACGCAAGGGCAAGTAGTGAAGTTCTGGAGACCAGAGGAACCAATTGAGAATATTCGACATGACGTAGCGGCCTTAGTCAGAGAAATAATCATGAAGAAGAAAGAAGATCTTTAA